Proteins encoded within one genomic window of Lentisphaerota bacterium:
- a CDS encoding efflux RND transporter periplasmic adaptor subunit → MNRVGKGAIFSVAVVAMLAGTYYGMKWAREQAHPPPAPPRDLAMPIRTALVGRTNLADVITLTGALEAVLRVELRPKISGRLGRLVDADDQPIFEGSRVAAGQVVAELDHRDLDAQVAASRAAVATAKAALESAVVNRTDKARESARMKRLFEQGSTTEQQRDFAVSDFDRASAGVNQAEAQVRQAEAALTVNEVALSEAFVRAPMDGVVSFKGVDPGAMVNSGTTIVGILPLEELKFLVAVPGSYLPQIEPGKTRVDVRADAAPGVVFPGVVAHVHPVVDSVTRTATIEVRLPNAKNARGEWLLRPGLYAEGRLILGERRDVVAVPFDVLLRRGMRYLGFVVSGDHAETREIVPGVREGRMVEVLSGLAAGEELVISGQHRLSDGVRVNRTGGGE, encoded by the coding sequence ATGAATCGAGTGGGCAAGGGAGCGATCTTCAGCGTAGCCGTTGTGGCGATGCTGGCGGGAACGTATTACGGGATGAAGTGGGCGCGGGAGCAGGCACATCCGCCGCCAGCGCCGCCGCGTGATTTGGCGATGCCGATACGCACGGCTCTCGTCGGGCGCACCAACCTCGCCGACGTGATCACACTTACCGGCGCGCTCGAGGCGGTGCTGCGCGTCGAGTTGCGGCCGAAGATATCCGGGCGCCTGGGACGGCTCGTCGACGCCGACGACCAGCCGATTTTTGAAGGATCGCGCGTGGCGGCCGGCCAGGTGGTCGCCGAGCTCGACCACCGCGACCTGGACGCTCAGGTCGCGGCCTCCCGGGCCGCCGTGGCGACCGCCAAGGCCGCCCTCGAATCGGCCGTCGTCAACCGCACGGACAAGGCGCGCGAGTCGGCCCGCATGAAGCGCCTGTTTGAACAGGGATCCACCACGGAGCAACAGCGCGATTTCGCGGTTTCCGATTTTGACCGAGCCTCCGCTGGCGTGAACCAGGCCGAGGCGCAGGTCCGGCAGGCCGAGGCCGCGCTGACCGTGAACGAAGTGGCCCTCAGCGAGGCGTTCGTGCGCGCCCCGATGGACGGCGTTGTGAGTTTCAAAGGGGTGGATCCCGGCGCGATGGTCAACAGCGGCACGACGATCGTCGGCATCCTGCCGCTCGAGGAACTGAAGTTTCTCGTCGCGGTTCCGGGGAGTTACCTGCCACAGATCGAGCCCGGGAAGACGCGCGTGGACGTGCGGGCCGATGCCGCGCCGGGGGTGGTTTTCCCTGGCGTGGTCGCCCATGTGCATCCGGTGGTGGACTCGGTGACGCGCACGGCGACGATCGAGGTGCGGCTGCCCAACGCCAAGAACGCGCGCGGCGAGTGGCTCCTGCGGCCGGGGCTGTACGCCGAGGGGCGCCTCATCCTGGGCGAGCGGCGCGATGTCGTGGCTGTGCCGTTTGACGTGTTGCTTCGCCGCGGCATGCGCTACCTGGGCTTTGTGGTCAGCGGCGATCACGCGGAGACCCGCGAGATCGTGCCGGGCGTCCGCGAAGGGCGAATGGTCGAGGTCCTGTCGGGTCTCGCGGCGGGCGAAGAGCTGGTGATCAGCGGCCAGCACCGACTCTCCGACGGCGTGCGGGTCAATCGGACAGGGGGCGGCGAATGA